The Rhizobium viscosum genomic sequence AGCATTGCAGCGATCTCGGTGAGCCAGTCATGCACGGGCGCGGGATCGTCGTCGACGATATTGTAGATGCCCTCACCACGCTCGACGGCGAGTGCGGTCGCCTCCGCGGCATCGTCGATATGCAGGAAAGACCACCACGCCGTGCCGCCGCCGATCAGCGGCATGCGGCGCCTGCGGATCCGTTCGATCACGGGCGGATCGAAGAGGCCTGTATCGGAGCCATAGAATCCACCATAGCGTAGCGCGACGCCGACGATTCCCGGTGCCGTCGTAACGGCATGCTCGAGATAACGGATCGCTTCGAGCGTGCCGCGGAGCTCCTGTGGTGGATCCCGATCGAGCGGATCATCCTCGGCTTTCACGTATCCGCCAACCCGCGCATAAGGCCAGCCGCAGAAGCTTTGCGCGACCATCCGCTTCACGCCGCAGTCGCGTGCGGCTGCAAGCAGATAGTCAGTTCCGGCGGTGCGCAGGCGGTTGCTGCTTGCGAAGGCACGGTCGAATTTGCGCAGGTCCGAAGCACCTTTCAAATCTGTGAGTTGATGCACGATCACATCCGGACGTGCGGCAACGATCGCGGCGTGAATGGCTGTCTCATTTAGCGCGTCGGCGACCACCGGCTCGGCGCCGAGCTCCCGCAGAAAGCCAGTTTTCGCGGGTGTTCTTGTCAATCCGATC encodes the following:
- a CDS encoding NAD-dependent epimerase/dehydratase family protein; protein product: MRIFVAGATGAVGRRLVPRLVGSGHSVIGLTRTPAKTGFLRELGAEPVVADALNETAIHAAIVAARPDVIVHQLTDLKGASDLRKFDRAFASSNRLRTAGTDYLLAAARDCGVKRMVAQSFCGWPYARVGGYVKAEDDPLDRDPPQELRGTLEAIRYLEHAVTTAPGIVGVALRYGGFYGSDTGLFDPPVIERIRRRRMPLIGGGTAWWSFLHIDDAAEATALAVERGEGIYNIVDDDPAPVHDWLTEIAAMLGAKPPCTGMAWSPCRRAAHRRHDDTVARGIERQGQARIRVVAAPSIVAAGICRNHPK